The Saccharomonospora glauca K62 genome has a segment encoding these proteins:
- a CDS encoding deoxyguanosinetriphosphate triphosphohydrolase, with amino-acid sequence MGYTTHDAQRRFAERPKSSGLPGTDGDGRTPYARDRARVLHSAALRRLAGKTQVVGPGEGAEVSGVPRTRLTHSLEVAQISRGIAVDLGADPDLCDTAGLAHDIGHPPFGHNGEAALDEAARTCGGFEGNAQTLRILTRLETKVLGEDGEPYGLNLTRASLDAVLKYPWRRRDGQRKFGVYADDVEAFRWVRAGAPGERTCLEAQIMDWADDVAYSVHDVEDGVLAGRISLSVLADAQERRALAELAAEHFCALSADAVEDAALGLVDLPAVAELVRVPYDGSPVAQAALKRMTSELVGRFVAAAVTGTRAEYGEGPLSRYGAELSVPDRVAAEVALLKALALRYVMSDRWRLAVQEGQRQLLAELVEVLPLRAPEVLDAGLRPAWEAASDDAARLRVVIDQIASLTDAQARAWHSWHLGRHG; translated from the coding sequence ATGGGCTACACCACGCACGACGCGCAGCGCCGGTTCGCCGAGCGGCCCAAGTCCTCCGGGCTACCGGGCACGGACGGGGACGGTCGGACACCGTACGCGCGGGACCGCGCCAGAGTGCTGCACTCGGCGGCGTTGCGGAGGCTGGCCGGGAAGACCCAGGTCGTCGGCCCCGGTGAGGGAGCCGAGGTCAGCGGGGTCCCGAGGACCCGGCTGACGCACTCGCTGGAGGTCGCGCAGATCAGCCGCGGCATCGCGGTCGACCTCGGCGCCGACCCCGACCTCTGCGACACCGCCGGGCTGGCCCACGACATCGGCCACCCGCCGTTCGGACACAACGGCGAGGCGGCGCTCGACGAGGCCGCGCGGACCTGCGGCGGGTTCGAGGGCAATGCCCAGACCCTGCGCATCCTGACCCGGCTCGAGACCAAGGTCCTCGGCGAGGACGGGGAACCCTACGGGCTCAACCTCACCCGCGCCAGCCTCGACGCGGTGCTGAAGTACCCGTGGCGGCGCCGGGACGGGCAGCGCAAGTTCGGCGTCTACGCCGACGACGTCGAGGCGTTCCGGTGGGTGCGAGCCGGGGCGCCCGGTGAGCGCACCTGCCTGGAGGCGCAGATCATGGACTGGGCTGACGACGTGGCCTACTCGGTGCACGACGTCGAGGACGGTGTGCTGGCCGGCCGCATCTCCCTGTCGGTGCTCGCCGACGCGCAGGAGCGCAGGGCGCTGGCGGAACTGGCGGCGGAGCACTTCTGCGCCCTGTCCGCGGACGCGGTCGAGGACGCCGCGCTCGGGCTGGTGGACCTGCCCGCCGTGGCGGAGCTGGTCCGTGTTCCCTACGACGGGTCCCCGGTCGCGCAGGCGGCGCTCAAACGCATGACGAGCGAACTCGTGGGCCGGTTCGTGGCGGCGGCGGTCACCGGCACGCGCGCCGAGTACGGGGAGGGTCCGCTGTCCCGCTACGGCGCCGAGCTCTCCGTGCCCGATCGGGTGGCGGCCGAGGTGGCGTTGCTCAAGGCGCTCGCCTTGCGGTACGTGATGAGCGACCGGTGGCGACTGGCCGTGCAGGAGGGACAGCGACAACTCCTCGCCGAGCTGGTGGAGGTGCTGCCGCTGCGAGCCCCCGAGGTGCTCGACGCGGGATTACGCCCCGCGTGGGAGGCGGCCTCGGACGACGCCGCCCGCCTGCGGGTGGTGATCGACCAGATCGCCTCGCTCACCGACGCCCAGGCGAGGGCCTGGCACTCCTGGCATCTGGGACGGCATGGTTGA
- a CDS encoding serpin family protein encodes MPVSDVATTHLEFTLALHKALTAPGVNACFSPYSVASALALVTRAAREETAAEPAALLASSVDRVDGVVEWLGEAAALDAPHSGEDTPSLAVSTTLWVWNELPIKSGFTDALAAWPAGAVREAPFVKDPEGARTEINADVARTTHDLIPELLPRGTIVEDTVASLVSALYLKAGWVSAFRRSDTAEDDFHTPSGTVRVPMMRGTKRLGYAAVDGWQLVDLPAVGGVTASVLLPDRPLEEAEPELDAAAVTALLDARREAMVRLRLPRLTVDVRCALREALGTLGVRRMFDADADFGELTDDPRLTVTDVIHQSVLRLDEDGLEGAAATAALFGIVSAPAGEPVTVTVDRPFLLLVRHRATGALYFLARVVRP; translated from the coding sequence ATGCCGGTCTCCGACGTCGCAACGACTCACCTGGAATTCACCCTCGCCCTGCACAAGGCCCTGACCGCGCCCGGTGTCAACGCCTGTTTCTCGCCGTACTCGGTGGCCAGCGCGCTCGCCCTGGTGACACGTGCCGCCAGGGAGGAGACCGCCGCGGAACCCGCCGCGCTGCTGGCGAGCTCCGTCGATCGCGTCGACGGGGTCGTCGAGTGGCTGGGCGAGGCCGCCGCGCTCGACGCCCCGCACAGCGGTGAGGACACGCCGTCGCTGGCCGTGTCCACCACGTTGTGGGTGTGGAACGAGCTGCCGATCAAGTCCGGGTTCACCGACGCCCTCGCCGCCTGGCCCGCCGGAGCCGTGCGGGAGGCCCCCTTCGTGAAGGACCCGGAGGGAGCGCGCACCGAGATCAACGCCGACGTCGCCCGCACGACGCACGACCTCATCCCGGAGCTGTTGCCGCGGGGGACGATCGTCGAGGACACGGTCGCGAGCCTCGTCAGCGCCCTGTACCTGAAAGCCGGATGGGTGTCGGCGTTCCGGAGGTCCGACACCGCCGAGGATGACTTCCACACGCCGTCCGGTACCGTGCGGGTGCCGATGATGCGGGGGACGAAGCGCCTCGGCTACGCCGCCGTGGACGGGTGGCAACTCGTGGACCTGCCCGCCGTCGGCGGGGTCACCGCCTCCGTGCTGCTCCCGGACCGTCCGCTGGAGGAGGCGGAGCCCGAGCTGGACGCCGCCGCCGTGACGGCTCTGCTCGACGCGCGTCGCGAGGCGATGGTGCGCCTGCGGCTTCCCCGGTTGACGGTGGACGTCCGCTGTGCCCTGCGGGAGGCACTGGGCACGCTGGGCGTGCGGCGGATGTTCGACGCGGACGCGGACTTCGGTGAACTCACCGACGACCCCCGGCTCACCGTGACGGACGTGATCCACCAGTCGGTGTTGCGGCTCGACGAGGACGGGCTGGAGGGAGCGGCGGCGACCGCCGCCCTGTTCGGGATCGTGTCGGCCCCCGCGGGGGAGCCGGTCACGGTGACGGTGGACCGGCCCTTCCTGCTTCTCGTGCGACACCGTGCCACCGGCGCGCTCTACTTCCTGGCGAGGGTCGTCCGGCCGTGA